Proteins from one Bacteroidia bacterium genomic window:
- a CDS encoding YbjN domain-containing protein, translated as MTKIPFGRYSDGFKAKSKSDKWNECDIEYAQKNYSKSYPAFMEYLKDDELDNVKYTINRQKINFEIFQGSKVLRGYIDIDNQRIVAEAPVAKLERKSVAAMRRLLEMNFNLNYTRFCLKEDDTIVLKYDSNIEGGHPRKLYYAFKEAAVRADKQDDLLTADFTGAISMIDDSHIIHESEAHKEIKYKYLVKWINDFLSRYPQLEEKNLDGAIGYLVLSLIYKIDFLLSPEGKLMHDLEAMNQIYWKSSETTLRERNREIITILKEILSRDKAAVLKDFYHSIQTFGIGKPVHHDDVVRSICSANPNHEWYKENGYLDVAISVVEYGLSYCSFHYGLPDITKNWIVLMYQILEPDFFTEMGYSEKLYDASTNTFNIPAIMAKIYQIQTEAHHYFPYINLLGAGELKYTSLLDFLLSYTNAIANLNYQRAF; from the coding sequence CCAAAAAAACTACTCAAAGTCTTATCCTGCTTTCATGGAATACTTAAAAGATGATGAACTCGATAATGTTAAATACACTATAAACAGACAAAAAATAAACTTTGAAATTTTTCAAGGCTCAAAGGTACTTAGAGGATATATTGATATAGACAATCAAAGAATTGTAGCAGAAGCCCCTGTAGCTAAATTAGAGCGCAAAAGTGTGGCTGCTATGCGCCGATTATTAGAGATGAACTTTAACCTTAATTACACACGCTTTTGCTTGAAGGAAGATGATACCATTGTCTTAAAATATGACTCTAATATAGAAGGTGGACATCCACGTAAATTGTACTATGCTTTCAAAGAAGCAGCCGTACGGGCAGATAAACAAGATGATTTATTAACTGCTGATTTTACAGGGGCTATTTCTATGATAGATGATAGCCATATTATTCATGAAAGTGAAGCCCATAAAGAAATTAAATACAAGTACCTTGTCAAGTGGATAAATGATTTTTTAAGCCGCTATCCACAGTTAGAAGAAAAAAATTTAGATGGTGCAATAGGGTATTTAGTGTTAAGCCTTATCTACAAGATAGATTTTTTGCTTAGCCCCGAAGGCAAATTGATGCACGATTTAGAAGCCATGAATCAGATTTATTGGAAAAGTTCTGAAACAACCTTGCGAGAACGAAATAGAGAAATTATTACTATACTTAAGGAAATTCTTAGCAGAGATAAAGCTGCTGTACTTAAAGACTTTTACCACTCTATTCAAACATTTGGCATAGGTAAGCCCGTACATCATGACGATGTAGTGCGCTCTATTTGCAGCGCTAATCCTAATCATGAGTGGTATAAAGAAAATGGATATTTAGACGTAGCCATTTCTGTGGTTGAATACGGTTTGTCTTATTGTTCTTTTCACTATGGCTTGCCTGATATTACTAAAAACTGGATAGTTTTGATGTATCAAATTCTTGAACCTGATTTTTTTACAGAAATGGGCTACAGCGAAAAGCTTTACGATGCCTCTACAAACACTTTCAACATTCCTGCTATCATGGCTAAAATTTATCAAATTCAAACAGAAGCCCATCATTATTTTCCTTATATCAATCTACTTGGTGCAGGAGAGCTCAAGTATACTTCTCTACTGGACTTTTTGCTATCTTATACTAATGCTATTGCTAATCTCAACTATCAAAGGGCTTTTTAA
- a CDS encoding trypsin-like peptidase domain-containing protein: MNLQELIDKLQPIIIQIATPQSTGTGFYVGDFNVIVTNHHVVKENTQVRISGKTFPQAMAPVFFWDEKHDLAFIRPPENHKMPNIPLDKDPPRDGEPVVAIGHPFGQNYTATSGIISKAERIRNGIAYIQTDAAINPGNSGGPLVNKEGEIIGINSFIISGGDGLGFALPVRYLHNAFEDYRNVAEYGVHAVRCPSCNTVVTPTTIDGKYCPSCGAEIKIPKCDTEDTYVPEGIAAEIEKIIKALGKDVRLSRRGFNNWEIYEGSAKIWINFNPETYFIIGDAYLCHIPKQNIASLYEYLLRENDKLEGLSLSINKQNIVLSVIIYEQDFNYNYALKVFKDLFLKADYYDTILIEQFGALPRIEE, from the coding sequence ATGAACTTGCAAGAATTGATTGATAAACTACAACCTATTATTATTCAGATTGCTACCCCCCAAAGCACGGGCACAGGGTTCTATGTGGGTGATTTTAACGTTATTGTAACTAATCATCATGTGGTAAAGGAAAATACACAAGTAAGAATTAGTGGTAAAACCTTTCCACAAGCAATGGCGCCTGTCTTTTTTTGGGATGAAAAGCACGATCTTGCCTTTATTCGCCCACCAGAAAACCATAAAATGCCAAATATTCCATTAGACAAAGACCCTCCCCGCGATGGGGAACCCGTAGTGGCTATCGGACATCCTTTTGGACAAAACTATACCGCTACCTCTGGGATTATTTCAAAAGCAGAACGCATACGAAATGGAATTGCTTACATTCAAACTGATGCTGCTATCAATCCTGGAAACAGCGGAGGTCCTTTGGTCAACAAAGAAGGTGAAATTATTGGGATAAATTCTTTCATCATATCGGGAGGAGATGGCTTAGGTTTTGCCCTACCTGTAAGATATCTACATAACGCATTCGAAGATTATAGAAATGTTGCAGAGTATGGAGTACATGCAGTTAGGTGTCCTTCTTGCAATACCGTAGTAACGCCAACTACTATTGACGGTAAATATTGTCCTTCTTGCGGCGCAGAGATTAAAATACCTAAATGCGATACAGAAGACACTTACGTTCCCGAAGGCATTGCAGCGGAAATAGAAAAAATCATAAAGGCGCTTGGCAAAGATGTACGTTTATCTCGCAGAGGATTCAATAATTGGGAAATTTATGAGGGTAGTGCCAAAATTTGGATAAACTTTAATCCAGAAACCTATTTTATCATCGGTGACGCGTACTTGTGCCATATACCTAAACAAAACATAGCATCCTTATACGAATACTTGCTTCGCGAAAATGATAAGTTAGAAGGGCTATCGCTAAGTATTAACAAGCAAAATATTGTACTGTCTGTGATTATTTATGAGCAAGATTTTAACTACAACTACGCACTCAAAGTATTCAAGGATTTATTCTTAAAAGCAGACTACTATGACACTATCTTAATAGAACAATTTGGTGCGCTACCACGCATAGAGGAATAA
- a CDS encoding EndoU domain-containing protein has protein sequence MKQRLLFISFIFFVLTLQGSKCRVKTCPPDYRAYNLHHLTPKGFDHIFRGDFKSSGECSGCHHISAEKCGYVKIKKIKKKNKQGIFTAKISMEHNGIFCEKEHSTFFPQEWSIQHTLDKIEEAYQNSKLIQSEKRIGKTKEGITITLLMDKNAPTKIFNAYPVLEE, from the coding sequence ATGAAACAACGTTTGCTATTTATCTCATTCATTTTTTTCGTACTTACCTTACAAGGTTCTAAATGTAGAGTTAAAACCTGCCCTCCTGATTATAGAGCGTACAACCTTCATCATCTTACGCCAAAAGGTTTTGACCATATCTTTCGGGGAGATTTTAAGTCAAGCGGGGAATGCTCAGGCTGTCATCACATTTCAGCCGAAAAATGTGGATATGTAAAAATAAAGAAAATAAAAAAGAAAAATAAACAAGGCATTTTTACCGCAAAGATAAGCATGGAGCATAACGGTATATTTTGCGAAAAAGAGCATAGTACTTTCTTTCCCCAAGAATGGTCTATTCAACACACTCTTGATAAAATTGAGGAAGCTTATCAAAATAGCAAACTAATCCAGAGCGAAAAAAGAATAGGTAAAACCAAAGAAGGAATAACAATTACCCTTTTAATGGATAAAAATGCCCCCACTAAAATTTTTAATGCTTATCCTGTGTTGGAGGAATAA
- a CDS encoding phosphate uptake regulator PhoU: MRAYFFSTLLMIYIPDNDFEKLKSRLHKMLVLVEEQVEFTFRVIQDFNLELANLVIERDKAVDKHDVKIEKLCQKIYYTQTLSEQDSRYLMAVMPIVINLERIGDISENICRKCIYIHQQYSGHLYVPNAIQEMCRIITKMIKGMVQAVQKRDSDVAHNVRLYDVIINRLNAENFGYLKNKIIENVQHTDYAIQYILISKDLERLADHINDVAEQVIFIVEAEVVRHKFIGDIR; encoded by the coding sequence TTGCGTGCTTATTTTTTCAGCACGCTCCTCATGATTTATATTCCCGATAATGATTTTGAAAAATTGAAGTCTCGCCTGCATAAAATGCTTGTTTTAGTAGAAGAGCAAGTAGAATTTACCTTTAGGGTTATTCAAGACTTTAACTTAGAACTGGCTAATCTGGTCATTGAACGCGATAAAGCTGTGGACAAGCATGATGTAAAAATTGAAAAACTGTGCCAAAAAATTTATTATACTCAAACGCTTTCAGAGCAAGATAGCCGCTACCTGATGGCTGTTATGCCAATAGTCATAAACTTAGAACGCATAGGGGATATATCTGAAAATATATGCCGTAAATGTATCTACATTCATCAACAATATTCAGGTCATTTGTATGTGCCTAACGCCATTCAGGAAATGTGTCGCATAATAACAAAAATGATTAAAGGTATGGTACAAGCAGTACAAAAGCGTGATTCAGATGTAGCACACAACGTTCGTTTGTATGATGTAATTATTAACAGGTTAAACGCAGAGAACTTTGGTTACTTGAAAAATAAGATTATTGAAAACGTTCAGCATACAGACTATGCCATTCAATACATTTTAATTTCTAAAGATTTGGAGCGCTTAGCTGACCATATTAACGATGTAGCAGAACAAGTAATATTTATTGTGGAAGCTGAAGTAGTGCGCCATAAGTTTATTGGGGATATACGTTGA
- the coaE gene encoding dephospho-CoA kinase (Dephospho-CoA kinase (CoaE) performs the final step in coenzyme A biosynthesis.): MVKVVGITGGIGSGKTTVCKWFEAQSIPVYYADAQAKWLMNHNAELIQKIKMHFGEDVYENNTLNRTKLANLVFRDNVKLNLLNKLVHPAVFAHFEEWKAQHAHLDFVLKEAALMYESQSYLQVDAVIVVYAPISVRLERVCRRDNVSSEDVLVRAEKQLSDDYKLHKADYVIYNDGVHDLNSQLEAAQKWIKRVVG, translated from the coding sequence GTGGTGAAAGTAGTTGGAATTACGGGGGGGATAGGTTCGGGCAAAACTACGGTATGCAAATGGTTTGAAGCCCAATCTATCCCTGTTTACTATGCCGATGCCCAAGCTAAATGGCTTATGAACCATAACGCCGAACTAATCCAAAAAATAAAAATGCATTTCGGCGAAGATGTTTACGAAAACAATACGCTAAACCGAACTAAACTTGCAAACCTTGTTTTTCGGGATAATGTCAAGCTTAATCTTCTTAATAAGCTTGTGCATCCTGCTGTATTTGCCCATTTTGAAGAGTGGAAAGCCCAGCATGCCCATTTAGATTTTGTGCTCAAAGAAGCAGCTTTGATGTATGAAAGTCAATCTTATCTTCAAGTTGATGCAGTGATAGTAGTTTATGCGCCTATTTCTGTGCGTTTGGAGCGAGTGTGTCGGCGGGATAATGTGAGTTCAGAGGATGTATTAGTCCGAGCAGAAAAACAACTCTCTGATGACTACAAATTGCACAAAGCAGATTATGTCATTTACAATGATGGTGTACATGATTTGAATAGTCAGTTGGAAGCTGCTCAAAAATGGATAAAGCGTGTCGTAGGTTAG
- a CDS encoding SBBP repeat-containing protein: MRVQNSLLMSVMLCLIAVYGQNHHAQNTLSKADRLFFIENKGQWDSDVLYLCRMGGLDAWITKYGVNYTFYKIEYNPNAEFSRSALPKSRSSRNHENEIIIGHRVLFELQNHNPNPTREGKKQQEGYYNYFIGNDPTKHATYVGLYKEAIIKNVYEGIDIRYYFDKNRLRYDFIVHPYADVSQIKFQLRGQDKAYAKDEHQLCFTTRFGEVAFADLRTYQDSRTISSKFVKNGQFWQIELGEYDKSKVVVIDPLIYSTYLGGNNVDRGYDIAVDANGNAYIAGHTNSTSYDTTPGAFQTTNGGSYDAFVTKLNPTGTGLVYSTYIGGSEVEDAFSIAVDGSGSVYITGYTESPNYDVTTGIFQAIYEGKGDAFVTKFNSAGSVIYSTFLGGSEQDEGLGIAVDGNGNAYITGITASTNYDVTSGAFQTTHGGGSSIAFFDAFVTKLNASGSSLVYSTYIGGSNSDQGYGIAVDANGFAYVTGYTQSTNYDVTSGVFQSTNGGGIDVFVTKFNTAGTGLVYSTYIGGSGADWGTSIAVDASGNAYITGHTNSNNYDVTSGAFQTTFGGGARDVFVTKLNNLGTVLIYSTYIGGSDHDEGSDIVVDNGGNAHITGFTFSANYDVSTGSFQTTKEGNKDAFVTKLNASGSGLVYSTYIGGSNDEEGNGIALDGSGNVYVTGWTLSENYDITMTAFQKTKEGLYNAFVTKLDLASTSVEDEIIDRKAAFSLYPNPVQNYLVIENFMNTVQEYELIDISGKALEFYRLSPGKNRIEISLPKGMYFIREQRQGKTEKFVVE, from the coding sequence ATGAGAGTTCAAAATTCATTACTAATGTCCGTAATGCTTTGTTTAATAGCTGTCTACGGACAAAATCATCATGCTCAAAATACATTGAGCAAAGCTGACCGACTATTTTTTATTGAAAACAAAGGTCAGTGGGATAGTGATGTGCTTTACCTTTGCCGCATGGGCGGCTTAGACGCTTGGATTACTAAATACGGCGTAAATTACACTTTCTACAAAATTGAATATAACCCAAATGCCGAGTTTAGCCGCAGTGCACTACCCAAAAGTAGATCTAGCCGTAACCACGAAAATGAAATTATCATTGGACACAGAGTTTTATTTGAACTACAAAACCACAATCCCAACCCTACACGAGAAGGTAAAAAGCAGCAAGAAGGCTACTATAACTACTTTATCGGCAACGATCCAACCAAGCACGCCACTTATGTGGGACTGTATAAAGAAGCTATAATAAAAAACGTATATGAAGGAATAGACATTAGATACTACTTCGATAAAAACAGGCTACGGTATGATTTCATAGTACATCCATACGCTGATGTCTCTCAAATTAAGTTTCAGCTAAGAGGGCAGGATAAGGCTTATGCCAAAGATGAGCATCAGCTATGTTTTACAACACGCTTTGGAGAAGTAGCATTTGCAGATCTACGTACTTATCAAGATAGCCGTACTATATCAAGTAAATTTGTCAAAAATGGACAATTTTGGCAAATTGAATTAGGAGAATATGACAAAAGTAAGGTAGTGGTCATTGATCCTCTCATTTATTCTACTTACCTTGGTGGAAACAACGTTGATCGAGGCTATGATATAGCCGTGGATGCCAACGGTAATGCATACATAGCAGGTCATACTAATTCAACTAGCTACGACACGACCCCAGGTGCATTCCAAACCACAAACGGTGGAAGCTACGATGCTTTTGTTACGAAATTAAACCCCACTGGAACAGGATTGGTCTATTCTACTTATATCGGAGGTAGCGAGGTTGAAGATGCATTCAGTATAGCTGTAGATGGCAGCGGTAGTGTATATATAACAGGCTACACGGAGTCACCTAATTACGACGTTACTACGGGAATATTTCAAGCTATTTACGAAGGTAAAGGCGATGCTTTTGTTACCAAGTTCAACTCGGCGGGTTCAGTAATCTATTCTACTTTTCTCGGGGGAAGTGAGCAAGATGAGGGCTTAGGTATTGCTGTAGATGGTAATGGTAATGCTTACATAACAGGCATAACAGCTTCCACTAACTATGACGTTACTTCAGGTGCATTTCAAACCACTCACGGTGGAGGATCCTCAATTGCTTTTTTTGATGCTTTTGTTACAAAGTTGAATGCGTCTGGAAGTAGCCTAGTTTATTCTACATACATTGGCGGATCTAATAGCGATCAGGGCTACGGCATAGCAGTAGATGCCAACGGCTTTGCATACGTAACAGGTTATACTCAATCCACTAACTATGACGTTACTTCAGGTGTGTTTCAATCTACAAACGGAGGAGGAATAGATGTCTTTGTTACAAAATTCAATACTGCGGGAACTGGATTAGTTTATTCTACTTATATTGGGGGTAGTGGTGCTGACTGGGGTACAAGTATTGCGGTAGATGCAAGCGGAAATGCCTACATTACAGGACATACAAACTCAAACAACTACGATGTTACTTCGGGCGCTTTTCAAACTACTTTTGGAGGAGGTGCAAGAGATGTTTTTGTTACAAAATTGAACAATTTGGGAACAGTTTTAATCTACTCTACTTATATTGGCGGAAGTGATCATGACGAAGGTAGTGATATTGTCGTAGATAACGGTGGAAATGCACATATAACGGGCTTTACGTTTTCAGCGAATTACGATGTCAGTACAGGAAGCTTTCAAACTACAAAAGAAGGGAACAAAGATGCTTTCGTTACAAAGCTCAATGCATCAGGAAGTGGATTAGTTTACTCTACATACATTGGGGGAAGCAACGATGAGGAAGGTAATGGTATAGCCTTGGACGGCAGCGGTAATGTTTATGTAACAGGTTGGACTTTGTCAGAAAATTATGACATTACCATGACTGCATTTCAAAAGACAAAAGAAGGACTCTATAACGCCTTTGTTACAAAGCTGGATTTGGCTAGTACTTCTGTTGAAGATGAGATAATTGATAGAAAAGCTGCTTTCTCTCTGTATCCGAACCCTGTTCAGAATTACTTGGTCATAGAAAATTTCATGAATACTGTGCAAGAGTACGAACTGATAGATATTTCAGGCAAAGCTTTGGAATTTTATAGACTATCACCTGGCAAAAATAGAATAGAGATTAGTTTGCCCAAAGGAATGTATTTCATTCGAGAGCAGCGACAAGGTAAAACAGAGAAATTTGTAGTAGAATAA